Proteins found in one Ovis canadensis isolate MfBH-ARS-UI-01 breed Bighorn chromosome 20, ARS-UI_OviCan_v2, whole genome shotgun sequence genomic segment:
- the MEA1 gene encoding male-enhanced antigen 1 isoform X2 has product MLRRYVSKIPGFTGPCPMAAVVLGGDTMGPERIFPNQTEELGPHQGPTEGTGDWSSEEPEEEQEETGAGPAGYSYQPLNQDPEQEEVELAPVGDGEDVVADIQDRIQALGLHLPDPPLESEDEDEQGATALNNHSSIPMDPEHVELVKRTMAGISLPAPGVPAWALEISDAQWEDVVQKALQARQAAPAWK; this is encoded by the exons ATGCTGCGCAGATACGTGTCAAAGATCCCGGGCTTTACTGG CCCCTGCCCGATGGCAGCAGTAGTTCTAGGGGGCGACACCATGGGTCCTGAACGTATCTTCCCCAATCAGACTGAGGAACTCGGGCCACATCAGGGCCCCACGGAAGGCACTGGGGATTGGAGCAGTGAGGAACCAGAGGAAGAACAAGAGGAAACAGGGGCAGGACCAGCTGGCTACTCCTACCAGCCTCTGAACCAAGATCCTGAACAAGAGGAGGTGGAACTGGCACCAGTGGGGGATGGAGAAGATGTAGTTGCTGATATCCAGGATCGGATCCAG GCCCTGGGGCTTCATTTGCCGGACCCACCACTAGAAAGTGAGGACGAAGATGAGCAGGGAGCTACAGCATTGAACAACCACAGCTCTATTCCTATGGACCCAG AACATGTAGAACTGGTGAAAAGGACGATGGCTGGCATAAGCCTGCCTGCGCCAGGGGTTCCTGCCTGGGCTCTCGAGATATCAGATGCCCAGTGGGAAGATGTGGTACAGAAGGCCCTCCAAGCCCGGCAGGCCGCCCCTGCCTGGAAGTGA
- the MEA1 gene encoding male-enhanced antigen 1 isoform X1: MASPSLGALVKLSSCHRGHPGPLMGTRSPFDSCTWYPAKNLSQKVHRIPVGLELPKSGQGPEEMLRRYVSKIPGFTGPCPMAAVVLGGDTMGPERIFPNQTEELGPHQGPTEGTGDWSSEEPEEEQEETGAGPAGYSYQPLNQDPEQEEVELAPVGDGEDVVADIQDRIQALGLHLPDPPLESEDEDEQGATALNNHSSIPMDPEHVELVKRTMAGISLPAPGVPAWALEISDAQWEDVVQKALQARQAAPAWK, from the exons ATGGCTAGCCCCTCTTTGGGGGCGCTTGTCAAGCTAAGCAGTTGTCATCGGGGTCACCCGGGGCCCCTCATGGGCACGAGGAGTCCCTTTGACAGCTGTACCTGGTATCCTGCCAAGAACTTAAGCCAGAAAG TCCACAGGATTCCGGTGGGCCTGGAGCTGCCGAAGAGTGGGCAGGGGCCGGAGGAGATGCTGCGCAGATACGTGTCAAAGATCCCGGGCTTTACTGG CCCCTGCCCGATGGCAGCAGTAGTTCTAGGGGGCGACACCATGGGTCCTGAACGTATCTTCCCCAATCAGACTGAGGAACTCGGGCCACATCAGGGCCCCACGGAAGGCACTGGGGATTGGAGCAGTGAGGAACCAGAGGAAGAACAAGAGGAAACAGGGGCAGGACCAGCTGGCTACTCCTACCAGCCTCTGAACCAAGATCCTGAACAAGAGGAGGTGGAACTGGCACCAGTGGGGGATGGAGAAGATGTAGTTGCTGATATCCAGGATCGGATCCAG GCCCTGGGGCTTCATTTGCCGGACCCACCACTAGAAAGTGAGGACGAAGATGAGCAGGGAGCTACAGCATTGAACAACCACAGCTCTATTCCTATGGACCCAG AACATGTAGAACTGGTGAAAAGGACGATGGCTGGCATAAGCCTGCCTGCGCCAGGGGTTCCTGCCTGGGCTCTCGAGATATCAGATGCCCAGTGGGAAGATGTGGTACAGAAGGCCCTCCAAGCCCGGCAGGCCGCCCCTGCCTGGAAGTGA
- the MEA1 gene encoding male-enhanced antigen 1 isoform X3, with protein sequence MAAVVLGGDTMGPERIFPNQTEELGPHQGPTEGTGDWSSEEPEEEQEETGAGPAGYSYQPLNQDPEQEEVELAPVGDGEDVVADIQDRIQALGLHLPDPPLESEDEDEQGATALNNHSSIPMDPEHVELVKRTMAGISLPAPGVPAWALEISDAQWEDVVQKALQARQAAPAWK encoded by the exons ATGGCAGCAGTAGTTCTAGGGGGCGACACCATGGGTCCTGAACGTATCTTCCCCAATCAGACTGAGGAACTCGGGCCACATCAGGGCCCCACGGAAGGCACTGGGGATTGGAGCAGTGAGGAACCAGAGGAAGAACAAGAGGAAACAGGGGCAGGACCAGCTGGCTACTCCTACCAGCCTCTGAACCAAGATCCTGAACAAGAGGAGGTGGAACTGGCACCAGTGGGGGATGGAGAAGATGTAGTTGCTGATATCCAGGATCGGATCCAG GCCCTGGGGCTTCATTTGCCGGACCCACCACTAGAAAGTGAGGACGAAGATGAGCAGGGAGCTACAGCATTGAACAACCACAGCTCTATTCCTATGGACCCAG AACATGTAGAACTGGTGAAAAGGACGATGGCTGGCATAAGCCTGCCTGCGCCAGGGGTTCCTGCCTGGGCTCTCGAGATATCAGATGCCCAGTGGGAAGATGTGGTACAGAAGGCCCTCCAAGCCCGGCAGGCCGCCCCTGCCTGGAAGTGA